The Aggregatilinea lenta genome includes a region encoding these proteins:
- a CDS encoding bifunctional transaldolase/phosoglucose isomerase → MAENRLIDIQSCGQSIWMDFIVRSLITSGKLQHLVDDGIVGMTSNPTIFGKAIGDTEEYDATVAELLDLDAGEIYERLAIEDIRGAADVLRSVYDRTGGDDGYISLEVSPLLAYDTEGTLSEAKRLFKTVDRPNVMIKIPGTEQGLPAIEEAIAAGINVNVTLLFAVENYVKVAEAYVRGLTRRLDAGEDVSSIASVASFFLSRIDTVVDNILDSNIRSGRARGGFEHSHINRNLMGKAAIANAKMAYMYFKQIFEGEGFERLRAAGARVQRPLWASTSTKNPALPDTYYVDSLIGPHTVNTLPPATIEAFRDHGTVAMTLEEGLDEVRETLGKLADVGVQMDKVTQQLQSDGVEAFANDFRRLMDAVEAKRQIMLTGVMARQNVAMAQYEQGLRDTLVRIEKDKILSCIWNKDPSTWKEELGHQQVIAERLGWLDVIHADESFYAPLATLREDLQQQGYSHVLLLGMGGSSLAAEVMRQTFGVIDGFPNLIVLDTTDPQSIRMATEEADLDNTLFMVSTKSGGTIETLSLFRYYYNLVEQKRGERAGEQFLAITDPGSDLETLAHEKGFKYLFLNPTDIGGRYSVLSYFGLVPAVAMGLDIDRLLESARRMATACGPIIPAPNNPAAWLGVVMGCLTEQGVDKLCLVASPQIDSFGLWAEQLIAESTGKEGRGVIPVASVIPDDPRNFDDDQLLVYLRLDGPETELDQQVDAMKRAGMPVMTIRLADAYELGGEFFRWELATAVTGYMLHINPFDQPNVRESKENTQALLDHLKAHGVLPSDEPIVEDAGLKFYADAKTVAMLRRVVEQRGFEYGDLVNLLLAHLGLARSGDYIGIMAYLAPTPRHQKLLDAIREELRHATTRAVTLGYGPRFLHSTGQLHKGGPNNGVFIQITVENNEEIPIPGEPYDFMTLKRAQAQGDLQALQSKGRHVVRFHLPEGTVSAGLERVLDAIREAAAQRRGW, encoded by the coding sequence ATGGCGGAAAATCGGCTGATCGACATCCAGAGCTGCGGGCAAAGCATCTGGATGGACTTTATCGTGCGGAGCCTGATCACCAGCGGCAAGCTCCAGCACCTTGTGGATGACGGTATCGTTGGCATGACGTCGAACCCGACGATTTTTGGCAAAGCAATTGGCGATACGGAAGAGTACGACGCGACGGTTGCGGAACTGCTCGACCTGGACGCGGGTGAGATTTACGAGCGGCTGGCCATCGAGGATATTCGCGGCGCGGCGGACGTGTTGCGGTCTGTGTACGACCGGACCGGCGGCGACGACGGCTACATCAGCCTGGAAGTGTCGCCCTTGCTGGCCTACGATACCGAAGGCACCCTCAGCGAAGCCAAGCGGCTGTTCAAGACGGTAGATCGCCCCAACGTGATGATTAAGATCCCCGGCACGGAGCAAGGCTTGCCCGCCATTGAAGAGGCGATTGCGGCGGGCATCAACGTCAACGTGACGCTGTTGTTTGCGGTCGAAAATTACGTCAAGGTGGCCGAGGCCTACGTGCGCGGCCTGACCCGCCGCCTGGACGCGGGCGAAGATGTGTCGAGTATTGCGTCGGTGGCCAGCTTCTTCCTGAGCCGCATCGACACCGTGGTAGACAACATTCTCGATAGCAACATTCGCTCCGGGCGGGCGCGCGGCGGTTTCGAGCACTCACACATCAACCGCAACCTGATGGGTAAGGCCGCCATCGCCAACGCGAAGATGGCCTACATGTACTTCAAGCAGATCTTCGAGGGAGAAGGGTTCGAGCGGCTGCGTGCGGCGGGTGCGCGCGTCCAGCGTCCGCTGTGGGCCAGCACCAGCACCAAGAATCCGGCACTTCCCGACACGTATTACGTGGACAGCCTGATTGGCCCGCACACGGTTAACACGCTGCCGCCCGCGACCATCGAGGCGTTCCGCGATCACGGCACCGTGGCGATGACGCTCGAAGAGGGCCTGGACGAGGTGCGCGAGACGCTCGGCAAGCTGGCCGACGTCGGCGTGCAGATGGACAAAGTCACGCAGCAGCTTCAGAGCGACGGCGTGGAAGCGTTCGCCAATGACTTCCGGCGGCTGATGGACGCCGTCGAGGCCAAGCGCCAGATCATGCTCACCGGTGTGATGGCGCGCCAGAACGTGGCGATGGCTCAGTACGAGCAGGGCCTGCGTGACACGCTGGTTCGCATCGAAAAGGACAAGATCCTCTCGTGCATCTGGAACAAGGACCCCTCGACCTGGAAGGAAGAGCTGGGTCACCAGCAGGTGATCGCCGAGCGGCTGGGCTGGCTGGACGTGATCCACGCCGATGAGTCGTTTTACGCGCCGCTGGCCACTCTGCGCGAAGACCTCCAGCAGCAGGGTTACTCGCACGTGCTGCTGTTGGGCATGGGTGGCAGCAGCCTCGCAGCGGAAGTCATGCGCCAGACGTTTGGCGTGATCGACGGGTTTCCGAACCTGATAGTGCTCGACACGACCGATCCGCAATCGATCCGCATGGCGACCGAGGAAGCCGATCTCGACAACACGCTGTTCATGGTCTCCACTAAGTCCGGCGGGACCATCGAGACGTTGTCCCTGTTCCGCTATTACTACAACCTCGTCGAGCAGAAGCGCGGTGAGCGTGCGGGCGAGCAGTTCCTCGCCATCACCGATCCGGGGTCGGATCTGGAGACGCTGGCGCACGAGAAAGGCTTTAAGTATCTGTTTCTCAACCCCACCGACATCGGCGGGCGCTACAGCGTGCTGAGCTACTTCGGACTGGTGCCCGCCGTGGCAATGGGCCTGGACATCGACCGCCTGCTGGAAAGCGCGCGGCGCATGGCGACGGCGTGCGGCCCGATCATCCCCGCGCCGAACAATCCCGCTGCGTGGCTGGGCGTGGTGATGGGCTGCCTCACCGAGCAGGGCGTGGACAAACTGTGCCTCGTCGCGTCACCGCAGATCGACAGCTTTGGCCTGTGGGCAGAGCAGCTTATCGCGGAGAGCACGGGTAAGGAAGGACGCGGTGTGATCCCGGTCGCCAGCGTCATCCCTGACGACCCGCGCAACTTCGACGACGACCAGCTCTTGGTTTACCTGCGCCTGGACGGCCCCGAAACCGAGCTTGACCAGCAGGTGGACGCAATGAAGCGCGCCGGAATGCCGGTCATGACGATCCGGCTGGCGGACGCCTACGAATTGGGCGGCGAGTTCTTCCGCTGGGAGCTGGCGACGGCGGTCACAGGCTATATGCTGCACATTAACCCGTTCGACCAGCCCAACGTGCGCGAAAGCAAGGAGAACACGCAGGCGCTGCTCGACCACCTTAAGGCACACGGCGTTCTTCCCTCTGATGAACCGATTGTCGAGGACGCGGGCCTGAAGTTTTACGCAGATGCGAAGACGGTCGCCATGCTGCGGCGCGTCGTTGAACAGCGCGGGTTCGAGTACGGCGATCTGGTTAATCTGCTGTTGGCGCACCTGGGGCTGGCCCGTTCCGGCGACTACATCGGGATCATGGCCTACCTGGCCCCCACGCCGCGCCACCAGAAGCTGCTCGATGCCATCCGTGAAGAGTTGCGCCACGCGACGACCCGCGCCGTGACGCTCGGCTACGGGCCGCGCTTCCTGCACTCGACGGGGCAACTCCACAAGGGCGGCCCCAACAACGGCGTGTTCATCCAGATCACGGTCGAGAACAACGAGGAAATCCCGATCCCTGGCGAGCCGTACGACTTTATGACGCTTAAGCGCGCGCAGGCCCAGGGCGACCTGCAGGCGCTGCAAAGCAAGGGCCGCCATGTGGTGCGCTTCCATCTGCCAGAGGGCACCGTGTCCGCCGGGCTGGAGCGTGTCCTGGATGCGATCCGCGAGGCGGCGGCCCAGCGTCGCGGCTGGTAA
- a CDS encoding serine/threonine-protein kinase: MDDTLIGAVIGGYKILEEVGRGGMATVYRAHQLSVDRDVAIKMLPPQFLTQTVSLERFQREANIIARLEHRAIVPVHDYGEYDGIPYIVMRYMDSGSVEELLVDGPVDPQHALIILEQIGPALDYAHREGVLHRDLKPSNILLDANGDAYITDFGIARILGPEPKPLTTSGVVGTPSYMSPEQAQGHDLDGRSDLYGLAVVLFEMLTGVRPFDGETPYSVAVKHVTEPVPSACRINPALPPAVEEVLYRALAKSRDERYQTAVALAAALKTALDHPLPEPVGASQAAVNSDTEPSPNEALRAVLAQGPVPQSLDATSPSPPPFPPITTMRPASEGVPAVPPYQPPLRSRAIPPVNVRRRKSGAPSWLTWAAITLLLGGMLLAAALGGAYFLLNASDTPEPGSSASYRATAEVMLTATKQAVLDAAGPTATVDPELSATPPPTLTPRGETEAAPQTTPTASVSLP; this comes from the coding sequence ATGGACGATACCCTGATCGGCGCTGTTATCGGCGGCTATAAAATTCTGGAGGAAGTCGGGCGCGGCGGCATGGCGACCGTGTACCGGGCACACCAGTTGTCGGTTGATCGTGATGTGGCGATCAAAATGCTACCGCCGCAGTTCCTCACTCAGACGGTATCGCTGGAACGCTTCCAGCGCGAAGCGAACATCATCGCCCGGTTGGAGCACCGCGCCATTGTGCCTGTGCACGACTACGGCGAATACGACGGCATCCCCTACATCGTCATGCGCTACATGGACAGCGGCTCGGTCGAGGAGCTGCTGGTCGACGGCCCCGTCGATCCGCAGCATGCGCTGATAATTCTGGAACAGATCGGCCCCGCACTCGATTATGCCCACCGCGAAGGCGTGCTGCATCGCGACCTCAAGCCCAGCAACATCCTGCTCGATGCCAACGGCGACGCCTACATCACCGATTTCGGCATCGCGCGCATCCTGGGGCCAGAACCCAAGCCGCTGACGACCAGCGGCGTGGTCGGCACGCCGTCGTACATGTCACCTGAACAGGCGCAGGGACACGATCTCGACGGGCGCAGCGACCTGTACGGGCTGGCAGTGGTCTTGTTCGAGATGCTGACCGGAGTACGGCCCTTCGACGGCGAAACGCCCTATTCCGTTGCCGTGAAGCACGTCACCGAGCCGGTCCCGTCCGCCTGCCGGATCAACCCCGCGCTGCCCCCCGCCGTGGAAGAGGTGCTCTACCGCGCGCTGGCCAAAAGCCGCGACGAACGTTACCAGACGGCGGTCGCGCTGGCCGCCGCGCTGAAAACGGCGCTCGATCACCCGCTACCGGAGCCGGTCGGCGCGTCGCAAGCTGCCGTCAACAGCGACACGGAACCGTCGCCTAACGAGGCGCTGCGGGCTGTGCTGGCCCAAGGCCCGGTGCCACAATCGCTCGACGCGACCTCCCCTTCCCCGCCGCCATTCCCACCCATCACCACGATGCGACCCGCGTCGGAAGGCGTGCCCGCTGTACCGCCCTACCAGCCGCCGCTGCGCTCACGCGCCATCCCGCCGGTCAACGTGCGCCGCCGCAAGTCGGGCGCGCCGTCGTGGCTCACGTGGGCTGCCATCACGCTGCTGCTGGGTGGCATGCTGCTGGCTGCGGCGTTGGGCGGCGCTTATTTTCTGCTGAACGCCAGCGACACACCGGAGCCGGGCAGCAGCGCCAGCTACCGCGCGACCGCCGAAGTCATGCTGACTGCGACCAAGCAGGCCGTGCTCGACGCAGCGGGACCCACCGCCACCGTCGATCCTGAGCTGTCCGCCACACCGCCGCCCACGCTTACGCCGCGCGGCGAGACGGAGGCCGCACCTCAAACCACGCCGACGGCATCCGTTTCCCTGCCCTGA